The following are from one region of the Flexibacter flexilis DSM 6793 genome:
- a CDS encoding DUF2795 domain-containing protein: MYWTLELASYLEDAPWPATKDELIDYAIRSGAPSEVVENLQELEDEGQPYESIEEIWPDYPTKDDFFFNEDEY, from the coding sequence ATGTACTGGACACTCGAATTGGCTTCTTACTTAGAAGATGCACCTTGGCCAGCCACGAAAGACGAATTGATTGACTATGCCATTCGTTCTGGTGCGCCTTCGGAGGTGGTAGAGAATTTGCAAGAGTTGGAAGATGAAGGACAGCCTTACGAAAGTATCGAGGAAATTTGGCCTGACTATCCTACCAAAGACGACTTCTTTTTTAACGAAGACGAATATTAA
- a CDS encoding C40 family peptidase, with product MKMTLLLLLLLPVLAVGQSFEKLEKLYTQQRYEKLICKSQKAARKYPRAAVPHFYKAKAYFAIAQSPDRDLRQQYPDAANECMKALFVVQTKDQTHTLLGSADTVFMVAVSRFLQENVSKSMAANNLPEAKRYAQMAIRLFADTTPQYAILYPSVPKTAITQSLSAAKDSSVISPNLPLWVVPTQQPNRQDVVQVAKKLVGARYHWTGETPKTGFDCSGLLLYVMRNFGYDFIHGTKEMAQLGKEVPLQEAQKGDWVFFGERGADNTYHIRHVGMIISDKGQTPEVIHSVTRGVATNRLDAGYWSRQVLFVRSVLD from the coding sequence ATGAAAATGACCCTGTTACTGCTGCTTTTGTTGCCTGTATTGGCTGTTGGTCAGTCTTTTGAGAAGTTAGAAAAACTCTACACACAGCAACGCTACGAAAAACTAATTTGCAAGAGCCAAAAAGCCGCCCGCAAATATCCGCGTGCCGCCGTGCCACATTTCTATAAAGCCAAAGCCTATTTTGCTATTGCCCAAAGCCCCGACCGCGATTTGCGCCAACAGTACCCCGACGCGGCTAACGAGTGCATGAAAGCCTTGTTCGTGGTACAAACCAAAGACCAAACCCATACGCTGCTGGGCAGTGCCGACACTGTTTTTATGGTGGCTGTGAGTCGTTTTTTGCAAGAAAATGTCAGTAAGTCTATGGCTGCTAACAACTTGCCCGAAGCCAAGCGTTACGCGCAAATGGCGATTCGGTTGTTTGCCGACACTACGCCCCAGTACGCAATTTTGTATCCGTCCGTACCCAAAACCGCCATCACTCAAAGCCTGTCCGCGGCCAAAGATAGCAGTGTTATTAGTCCAAATCTGCCACTTTGGGTTGTACCAACCCAACAGCCCAACCGCCAAGACGTGGTACAAGTTGCTAAAAAATTGGTTGGTGCGCGGTATCATTGGACGGGCGAAACCCCCAAAACGGGTTTTGATTGTTCGGGGTTGCTGCTCTACGTGATGCGTAATTTTGGTTACGATTTTATTCATGGCACAAAAGAAATGGCACAACTCGGAAAAGAAGTGCCATTGCAAGAAGCCCAAAAGGGAGATTGGGTATTTTTTGGAGAACGTGGCGCGGATAACACTTATCACATCCGACACGTGGGCATGATTATTTCCGACAAAGGCCAAACCCCCGAAGTGATTCATTCGGTTACGCGCGGCGTGGCTACCAACCGCCTCGATGCGGGCTATTGGTCGCGCCAAGTGCTGTTCGTGCGCTCGGTGTTGGACTAA
- the truA gene encoding tRNA pseudouridine(38-40) synthase TruA: MRYFIDVAYKGTNYHGWQKQENARTVQEVLELALGKLLRCERVETLGSGRTDTGVHALQQLVHFDIPIVIADPSRFVYQLNAILPPDIAANGLWLVADTAHARFDAISRSYQYHICTRKIPFLPNERYCFTRPVEVKKMNEAAAVLLQHQDFEAFSKVKTEVNNFLCHITRAQWQQPDAHSLVFHISANRFLRGMVRAIVGTLLEVGVGRMSVEEFEQIILSRNRNKAGRSAPPEGLFLSEVVYPTEVLKI, from the coding sequence TTGCGATATTTCATTGATGTAGCCTACAAAGGCACAAATTATCATGGCTGGCAAAAACAAGAGAACGCCCGAACCGTACAAGAGGTATTAGAATTGGCCTTAGGCAAATTGCTGCGCTGCGAGCGTGTCGAAACGCTGGGCAGTGGCCGCACGGATACGGGTGTTCATGCCTTGCAACAGCTTGTACATTTCGACATCCCGATAGTTATCGCCGACCCCAGCCGCTTTGTCTATCAACTCAACGCCATTTTGCCGCCCGACATCGCCGCCAATGGCCTTTGGCTGGTGGCCGACACGGCACATGCACGTTTTGATGCTATTTCCAGAAGCTATCAGTATCATATTTGCACGCGCAAAATACCATTTCTCCCAAATGAGCGTTATTGCTTCACGCGGCCTGTCGAGGTGAAGAAAATGAACGAAGCCGCCGCCGTATTACTTCAGCATCAAGACTTTGAGGCGTTTAGTAAGGTCAAGACAGAAGTAAATAACTTTTTGTGTCACATCACGCGAGCGCAGTGGCAACAGCCCGACGCGCATAGTTTGGTGTTTCACATCTCGGCCAATCGGTTTTTGCGCGGCATGGTGCGCGCCATCGTCGGCACATTGCTGGAAGTAGGCGTGGGACGAATGAGCGTAGAAGAATTTGAACAAATCATTTTGTCCCGCAACCGCAATAAAGCAGGTCGCAGCGCACCGCCCGAAGGTTTATTTTTATCGGAGGTGGTTTATCCAACAGAAGTTCTTAAAATATAG
- a CDS encoding metal-dependent hydrolase, producing MQPNDKLRFPIGTFAKPDTITSAQLATWIEEIASFPERLRKEVLQLSDSQLDTPYRPEGWTLRQVVHHCADSHLNSYIRFKLSLTEENPTIKPYEEQLWAALLQSLDEQQLLRTFFHPKYEKTYSLNEAIGLYAWHGNHHLAHITTLKAQKDW from the coding sequence ATGCAACCCAACGACAAACTCCGTTTTCCTATCGGGACATTTGCCAAACCCGACACCATCACATCCGCACAACTCGCCACTTGGATAGAAGAGATTGCTTCTTTTCCTGAGAGGCTGCGTAAAGAAGTATTGCAGCTTTCTGATAGCCAACTGGATACGCCATACCGCCCCGAAGGCTGGACGTTGCGCCAAGTGGTACATCATTGCGCCGACAGCCACCTGAACAGCTATATTCGTTTTAAATTGAGCCTTACGGAAGAAAACCCCACTATTAAGCCTTACGAAGAGCAACTTTGGGCGGCACTGCTCCAAAGCCTTGACGAACAACAACTTTTGCGCACTTTTTTTCACCCAAAATATGAAAAAACATATTCCCTAAATGAAGCAATTGGGCTTTATGCTTGGCACGGGAATCATCATTTAGCACACATTACCACGCTAAAAGCACAAAAAGACTGGTAA
- a CDS encoding gamma carbonic anhydrase family protein: MALIKSVKGVKPQFGKDCFLADNATVVGDVQMGDQCSVWFNAVVRGDVHSIRIGDRTNIQDGAVIHCTYQKAATIIGSNVSIAHNAIVHGCTIDDNVLIGMGAIVMDNAHVQSGAIVAAGAVVLQNTVVERGWIYAGAPAQKVKPVSSEMAEVFPRTANNYIMYAKWFEEGENLSQEDLIRP, translated from the coding sequence ATGGCTTTAATTAAATCTGTGAAAGGCGTAAAGCCACAGTTTGGTAAAGATTGTTTCTTGGCCGACAATGCCACTGTAGTCGGAGACGTGCAAATGGGCGACCAATGTAGCGTTTGGTTTAATGCCGTTGTGCGTGGCGATGTGCACAGTATTCGCATCGGCGACCGCACCAATATACAGGACGGCGCAGTAATTCACTGCACGTACCAAAAAGCTGCGACAATCATTGGTAGTAATGTTTCCATTGCGCACAATGCTATCGTTCATGGCTGTACCATCGACGATAACGTACTTATTGGAATGGGTGCTATCGTCATGGACAATGCTCACGTACAAAGTGGTGCTATTGTGGCGGCTGGTGCAGTAGTTTTGCAAAATACGGTAGTAGAACGCGGTTGGATATATGCTGGTGCTCCTGCTCAAAAAGTGAAACCTGTTTCGTCGGAAATGGCCGAAGTGTTTCCGCGCACGGCCAACAACTATATTATGTATGCCAAATGGTTTGAGGAAGGCGAAAATCTTTCACAAGAAGATTTGATACGCCCCTAA
- a CDS encoding pseudouridine synthase, with protein sequence MNRNSNRSFGKSSQRSKSDNDTSKSAPRLRKPADNNFRGREGQSEFKKSNRDFSGNNDRFEKKEGGFRSREASSSRPDFKKSSGRDFSSDRGNRFEKKEGGFRSREESSSRPDFKKSSGRDFSSDRGNRFEKKEGGFRSRENSSSRPDFKKSSDRDFSSDKGGRFEKKEGGFRSRENSSSRSDFKKSSDRDFSSDRGGRFDKKEGGFRSRENSSFRSDFKKSSDRDFSSDRGGRFDKKEGGFRSRENSSSRPDFKKSSDRDFSSDRGGRFDKKEGGFRSRENSSSRPDFKKSSDRDFSSDKGGNREGGYFERKEANARSRAEAARPKFKSRGGRNNFSEDKSDKFVNKYARRNNDYDQDGPPSYDFKHYEKHHKNEPDRSIEQGIRLNRYIANSGVCSRRDADKLIHDGLISVNGTVVTEMGFRVQPTDVVKYGKKKLSREKNVYVLLNKPKDFITTTDDPEERKTVMQLVASACEERIYPVGRLDRNTTGLLLLTNDGELADKLSHPSQKITKIYQVDLDKPLTEEDYEKIMAGLELEDGTAQVDELEILSPDRSILGIAIHIGRNRIVRRIFEHLGYDVVRLDRVMYAGLDKKNLSRGHWRYLTEKEVINLKYFLK encoded by the coding sequence ATGAATAGAAATTCAAATCGTTCATTTGGAAAGTCCTCACAACGTTCCAAATCTGATAACGATACTTCAAAATCAGCACCGCGCTTGCGCAAACCTGCTGACAATAATTTCCGTGGCCGTGAGGGCCAGTCGGAGTTCAAGAAATCAAACCGCGACTTTTCGGGCAATAATGACCGTTTTGAGAAAAAAGAAGGCGGCTTCCGCAGCCGTGAGGCTTCATCGTCTCGCCCAGATTTCAAAAAATCTTCTGGCCGCGATTTCTCCTCAGATAGAGGCAATCGTTTTGAGAAAAAAGAAGGCGGTTTCCGTAGCCGCGAAGAGTCTTCATCTCGTCCTGACTTCAAAAAATCTTCTGGCCGCGATTTCTCCTCAGATAGAGGCAATCGTTTCGAGAAAAAAGAAGGTGGCTTCCGCAGCCGCGAAAATTCTTCATCTCGTCCTGACTTCAAAAAATCTTCTGATCGCGATTTCTCGTCGGACAAAGGCGGACGTTTTGAGAAAAAAGAAGGTGGCTTCCGTAGCCGCGAAAATTCTTCTTCTCGTTCAGACTTCAAAAAATCTTCTGACCGCGATTTTTCGTCGGACAGAGGTGGACGTTTTGATAAAAAAGAAGGTGGTTTCCGCAGCCGCGAAAATTCTTCGTTCCGTTCAGACTTCAAAAAATCTTCGGACCGCGACTTCTCGTCGGACAGAGGCGGACGTTTTGATAAAAAAGAAGGTGGTTTCCGCAGCCGCGAAAATTCTTCATCTCGTCCTGACTTCAAAAAATCTTCTGACCGCGATTTTTCGTCGGACAGAGGCGGACGTTTTGATAAAAAAGAAGGCGGTTTCCGCAGCCGCGAAAATTCTTCATCTCGTCCTGACTTCAAAAAATCTTCTGACCGCGATTTTTCATCGGACAAAGGCGGCAACAGAGAAGGTGGTTATTTTGAAAGAAAAGAAGCCAATGCTCGTAGCCGCGCAGAAGCTGCACGCCCTAAATTCAAAAGCAGAGGCGGTCGCAACAACTTTTCAGAAGACAAATCAGATAAATTTGTTAATAAATATGCACGTCGTAACAATGATTATGATCAAGATGGCCCACCGTCTTACGACTTCAAACATTACGAAAAGCACCACAAAAACGAACCTGATCGCAGCATAGAACAAGGCATTCGCCTGAACCGTTATATTGCAAATTCGGGTGTTTGTTCGCGCCGCGATGCCGACAAATTGATTCACGATGGTCTTATTTCTGTTAATGGCACTGTCGTTACGGAGATGGGTTTTCGCGTGCAACCAACCGACGTAGTGAAATACGGAAAAAAAAAATTAAGTCGTGAAAAGAATGTTTATGTGCTTTTGAACAAGCCGAAAGATTTCATAACGACTACCGACGACCCTGAAGAGCGCAAAACAGTCATGCAGTTGGTGGCTTCGGCTTGCGAGGAACGCATTTACCCAGTGGGTCGCCTCGACCGCAACACAACGGGTTTGCTTTTACTTACCAACGACGGCGAGTTGGCCGACAAACTTTCGCACCCATCCCAAAAAATTACCAAAATTTATCAGGTAGATTTGGACAAACCGCTTACCGAAGAAGATTATGAAAAAATCATGGCGGGTTTGGAATTGGAAGATGGTACAGCGCAAGTGGACGAATTGGAAATCCTTTCGCCAGATCGTAGCATTTTGGGAATTGCCATTCATATTGGCCGTAACCGTATCGTTAGACGTATTTTCGAACATTTGGGTTATGACGTTGTTCGCCTCGACCGCGTAATGTACGCAGGCCTTGACAAGAAAAATTTGTCGCGCGGACACTGGCGTTATCTCACTGAAAAAGAAGTGATTAACCTCAAATATTTCTTAAAATAA
- the sucC gene encoding ADP-forming succinate--CoA ligase subunit beta, with amino-acid sequence MNIHEYQAKAILKKYGVRVQEGVVADTPEQATAAAKQLNAETGTTWYVIKAQIHAGGRGKGKINETGSNGVVLAKSLEDVAPKAAAILGGVLVTHQTGAEGKKVNKVLVAQDVYYPGASAPKEYYVSILLDRASGHNVIMASTEGGMDIEEVAEHTPEKIFKEWIDPLVGLQAFQTRKIAFALGLSGNAFKEMVKFLHALYNAYVDTDSSMFEINPVLKTSDDKILAVDAKVNLDDNALYRHPDLAELRDITEEDPLEVEAGENHLNYVKLDGNVGCMVNGAGLAMATMDVIKLAGGEPANFLDVGGGANAKTVEAGFRIILKDPNVKAILINVFGGIVRCDRVANGVVEAYKNIGDIKVPIIVRLQGTNAEEGARIIDESGLKVFSAVLLKDAAQKVKEVLA; translated from the coding sequence ATGAACATTCACGAATATCAAGCCAAAGCTATTCTTAAAAAGTATGGCGTTCGCGTGCAAGAAGGCGTTGTAGCTGATACGCCAGAACAAGCAACAGCCGCCGCCAAACAACTAAATGCCGAAACAGGCACAACATGGTATGTGATTAAAGCGCAAATCCATGCTGGCGGTCGCGGTAAAGGTAAAATCAATGAAACAGGCTCAAACGGTGTAGTTTTGGCTAAAAGCCTTGAAGATGTAGCTCCTAAAGCAGCTGCTATTTTGGGTGGTGTGTTGGTAACGCACCAAACTGGCGCAGAAGGCAAAAAAGTAAACAAAGTGCTTGTGGCACAAGATGTTTACTATCCAGGTGCTTCTGCCCCAAAGGAATACTATGTTAGTATTTTGCTTGACCGTGCTTCTGGCCACAACGTAATCATGGCAAGTACAGAAGGTGGTATGGACATCGAAGAAGTAGCGGAACATACTCCTGAAAAAATCTTCAAAGAGTGGATTGACCCATTGGTAGGTTTGCAAGCATTCCAAACACGCAAAATTGCGTTTGCTTTGGGTCTGAGCGGCAACGCCTTCAAAGAGATGGTGAAATTCCTACACGCTCTTTACAATGCTTACGTAGATACAGATTCATCTATGTTCGAAATCAACCCAGTGTTGAAAACTTCTGACGACAAAATTTTGGCCGTAGATGCGAAAGTAAATCTTGACGACAACGCTTTGTACCGTCACCCTGATTTGGCAGAGCTTCGCGACATTACGGAAGAAGATCCATTGGAAGTAGAAGCTGGTGAAAACCACCTTAACTACGTGAAATTGGATGGTAACGTAGGTTGTATGGTAAACGGCGCAGGCTTGGCAATGGCTACAATGGACGTTATTAAATTGGCTGGTGGCGAACCTGCTAACTTCTTGGACGTAGGTGGCGGGGCTAACGCTAAAACAGTAGAAGCTGGTTTCCGTATCATTTTGAAAGATCCTAACGTAAAAGCTATCCTTATCAACGTGTTCGGTGGTATCGTTCGTTGCGACCGCGTGGCTAATGGTGTGGTTGAGGCTTACAAAAACATCGGAGATATTAAAGTGCCAATTATCGTTCGTTTGCAAGGTACTAACGCTGAAGAAGGCGCACGTATCATCGACGAGTCTGGTCTTAAAGTATTCTCGGCTGTATTGTTGAAAGACGCAGCTCAAAAAGTAAAAGAAGTATTAGCTTAA
- a CDS encoding DUF4421 family protein, giving the protein MQKKVFSVTFLLLIINCLIENQAQAQMRLINKIIRPDIDTNYITLYPRKLMTYTAISRKYLSFYLRNKRNTAVARYNPNVNNNLNFGVLYSGIGLEYSFFTFKKDNKEDLSLYGSTYLRDFQLNLYAQQFGIDLVSQNYKGFYLNNPQDFNKTWEKGNVYPQRDDIKVTNQALNFYYILNYRKFSYQSAFRQTRHQCRSAGSVMLMAGASNYSIEADSNLIPYAADSTKFRESETFLGGRFIDFSILGGYGHTFVWRRWYVSGTVLGGFGVQAQKYQTAIEDKRGVRGIGRLYTRFAAGYNDRRFFTGVSYLLDRKTTQVDKLVLGGELSNLRFFMGVRF; this is encoded by the coding sequence ATGCAAAAAAAAGTTTTTAGTGTAACGTTTCTTTTGTTGATAATCAATTGTTTGATAGAAAATCAGGCACAAGCACAAATGCGCCTGATTAACAAAATCATTCGCCCAGACATTGACACCAATTATATTACACTCTATCCGCGTAAGCTAATGACTTACACGGCCATTTCGCGCAAGTATCTTTCTTTTTATCTAAGAAATAAAAGAAATACGGCGGTGGCGCGTTACAATCCCAACGTAAACAACAACTTAAATTTTGGGGTTTTGTATTCGGGCATTGGTTTGGAATACTCTTTTTTTACGTTCAAGAAAGACAACAAAGAAGATTTGTCGCTGTATGGAAGCACCTATTTGCGTGACTTTCAGCTCAATTTATACGCCCAACAATTCGGCATAGATTTGGTTTCACAAAACTATAAAGGTTTCTATCTGAACAACCCACAAGATTTTAACAAAACATGGGAAAAAGGCAACGTGTATCCGCAGCGCGACGACATCAAGGTTACCAATCAGGCACTTAACTTTTATTATATCCTGAATTATCGCAAGTTTTCGTATCAGTCGGCATTCAGGCAAACGCGCCACCAATGCCGCAGCGCGGGTTCGGTGATGCTGATGGCGGGAGCTTCCAACTATTCCATTGAAGCGGATTCTAACTTGATTCCATATGCAGCAGACTCTACCAAATTTCGGGAATCAGAGACATTTTTGGGCGGGCGATTCATCGACTTTTCGATACTGGGCGGCTACGGACATACGTTTGTCTGGCGGCGTTGGTATGTGTCGGGGACAGTGTTGGGCGGCTTTGGCGTACAAGCTCAAAAATATCAAACAGCCATAGAGGACAAACGCGGCGTACGGGGTATTGGCCGACTTTACACACGTTTTGCGGCTGGTTACAACGACAGGCGTTTCTTTACAGGTGTATCTTATTTGCTCGACCGCAAAACTACACAAGTTGATAAATTGGTATTAGGTGGCGAGTTAAGCAACTTGCGTTTCTTTATGGGAGTGCGGTTTTAA
- the fmt gene encoding methionyl-tRNA formyltransferase — MNNKNLRIIFMGTPEFAVPCLDILVENGYNVVAVITSPDKPAGRGLQLAHSPVKAAALTHNIPVLQPEKLKDPAFLETLRSYEADLQIVVAFRMLPEAVWNMPRLGTFNLHASLLPQYRGAAPINWAIINGETQTGITTFFLQHEIDTGDIILKETENILPTDNVGTLYERLMHKGAGLVLRTVQAIEANAVQPTPQVFDAPLKAAPKIFKETCRINFEQTAEQIHNFVRGLSPYPAAWTLLNGKSCKVFKTNLVDTDVNAAVGQLFTDHKTFLHVGTAKGLLAIEELQTEGKKRMNIAEFLRGNKIAEGTVME; from the coding sequence ATGAACAACAAAAATCTTAGAATCATTTTTATGGGAACGCCCGAATTTGCCGTTCCTTGTTTAGATATTTTGGTAGAAAACGGCTACAACGTCGTGGCTGTGATTACCTCCCCCGACAAACCCGCAGGGCGCGGCCTGCAACTGGCACACTCTCCAGTGAAGGCGGCGGCACTCACCCACAACATACCAGTTTTGCAACCCGAAAAGCTCAAAGACCCCGCGTTTTTGGAAACGTTGCGTAGCTACGAAGCCGATTTGCAAATTGTGGTAGCCTTCCGTATGTTGCCAGAAGCCGTTTGGAATATGCCACGGTTAGGAACATTCAATTTGCACGCATCTTTGTTGCCGCAATACAGAGGCGCAGCCCCCATTAACTGGGCAATCATCAATGGCGAAACACAAACAGGCATTACGACATTTTTCTTGCAACACGAGATAGACACAGGCGACATTATTCTCAAAGAAACCGAAAACATTTTACCCACCGACAACGTCGGCACGCTGTACGAGCGACTCATGCACAAAGGTGCAGGCCTTGTGTTGCGTACCGTGCAAGCCATCGAAGCCAACGCCGTGCAACCAACGCCACAAGTCTTTGATGCACCGCTTAAAGCCGCTCCCAAAATCTTTAAGGAGACCTGTCGCATCAACTTTGAGCAAACTGCCGAGCAAATCCACAACTTTGTACGCGGCCTAAGTCCCTACCCTGCCGCTTGGACTTTACTTAATGGTAAATCTTGCAAAGTCTTCAAAACTAATTTGGTTGATACAGATGTAAATGCCGCCGTTGGGCAGCTTTTTACCGACCACAAAACCTTTTTGCACGTCGGTACGGCCAAAGGTTTGTTAGCGATTGAAGAGTTACAAACTGAAGGTAAAAAGCGAATGAACATTGCGGAGTTTCTACGCGGCAACAAAATCGCCGAAGGAACTGTTATGGAATAA
- a CDS encoding hydroxymethylglutaryl-CoA lyase, producing the protein MSNQVFITECPRDAMQGLHDFVPTEQKINYLNKLLKVGFPVLDFGSFVSAKAIPQLRDTAEVLAGLELNLCTKLLAIVANVRGAKEAAAFEQISFLGFPLSVSETFQMRNTNKTIAQALTEVAEIQQICQETGKQLIVYLSMSFGNPYGEAYSVAQVAALSEKLVQMGISTIALSDTIGVSQPENISPLFEQLTAQYPQTIFSAHLHSTPHTAQEKIAAAYAAGCRHFDGAIRGFGGCPMAKDDLTGNVATEQLISFFESKNIDLQLDKAAFGEAFAFSSQIFG; encoded by the coding sequence ATGTCCAATCAAGTTTTTATTACCGAATGCCCGCGTGATGCCATGCAAGGGCTACACGACTTTGTGCCCACAGAGCAGAAAATCAATTATTTAAACAAACTTTTGAAGGTTGGTTTTCCTGTTTTGGATTTTGGAAGTTTTGTGTCGGCCAAAGCCATTCCGCAACTGCGCGATACCGCCGAGGTGTTAGCGGGTTTGGAACTAAATCTGTGTACCAAACTGCTGGCTATTGTGGCCAACGTGCGCGGCGCGAAAGAGGCGGCAGCTTTTGAACAAATTTCATTTCTGGGTTTTCCGCTTTCGGTGTCCGAAACGTTCCAGATGCGCAACACCAACAAAACCATTGCGCAAGCCCTGACGGAAGTGGCTGAAATACAACAGATTTGTCAAGAGACTGGCAAACAACTGATTGTGTATTTGTCTATGAGTTTCGGCAATCCTTACGGCGAAGCGTACAGCGTGGCGCAAGTGGCGGCTTTGTCAGAAAAGTTGGTGCAAATGGGAATTTCTACGATTGCTCTTTCGGATACGATTGGCGTTTCGCAACCCGAAAATATTAGTCCGCTTTTCGAGCAACTCACTGCCCAATATCCGCAAACTATTTTTTCGGCGCATTTGCATTCTACACCGCACACGGCACAAGAGAAAATCGCTGCGGCTTACGCGGCTGGTTGTCGGCATTTCGACGGGGCAATACGTGGGTTCGGCGGCTGCCCAATGGCCAAAGACGACCTGACGGGCAACGTAGCCACCGAACAACTTATTTCGTTTTTTGAAAGTAAAAATATTGATTTACAATTAGATAAAGCTGCTTTCGGCGAAGCCTTTGCTTTTTCTTCGCAAATATTTGGTTAG